A single genomic interval of Bacillota bacterium harbors:
- a CDS encoding proteasome accessory factor PafA2 family protein, producing the protein MQRLVGLETEYGLYIEGKNPSELVFEAAEVVRSYNASTFASPWDYRREDPRKDARGFHVEYLQTDPVDAQYDTEGTASACMSAETRSDRVLPNGARLYNDHGHPEYSTPECVSLRELVAHDRAGERIVWSCAQEYMRRTGLKVHIYKNNTDFHGASYGCHEGYLMRRSVPFEQVIRGMMPFFVTRILYAGAGKVGVETPGIFGDVPYQLSQRADFFSVEASVDTLYQRPIINTRDEPHATPSRYRRLHVICGDANMSEYATALKVGTTRLVTEMIEMGWQPGIAIRNPVETIRRLSRDPQWKWQVELEDGRTLPAIEVQRLYLREAQSRFAHADTETQWLLMAWESTLDALERDPQQLADSLDWVAKRLLLEQFIESEGVDWKEPIVQSLDLAYHSIDPQDGLFAGLEQMGAVRRVVTDKDIERAMCHPPSSTRAWVRGTLVERYPQAISAITWSRVQLTFGEQAVTLDLRDWVTQRVPQKVQRLAKAHNLTEFVNTFRQLHASRKSEEEGGNQPCSGEQTTD; encoded by the coding sequence ATGCAGAGGCTGGTCGGGCTGGAGACCGAGTATGGGTTATACATTGAGGGCAAAAACCCCTCGGAGCTGGTGTTCGAGGCGGCGGAGGTGGTGCGCAGCTACAACGCCTCCACCTTCGCCTCCCCGTGGGACTACCGGCGCGAAGACCCACGTAAAGATGCACGCGGCTTCCACGTGGAATATCTGCAAACCGACCCGGTAGACGCCCAGTACGACACGGAAGGCACCGCCTCTGCCTGCATGTCTGCCGAGACACGCAGCGACCGCGTGTTGCCCAACGGTGCGCGCCTCTACAACGACCATGGTCACCCCGAGTACTCCACCCCAGAGTGCGTTAGCTTGCGGGAGCTGGTGGCGCATGACCGCGCGGGAGAGCGCATCGTCTGGTCGTGCGCGCAGGAGTATATGCGCCGCACCGGTTTGAAGGTGCACATTTATAAGAACAACACCGACTTTCACGGCGCGAGCTACGGCTGTCATGAAGGCTACCTGATGCGCCGCAGCGTGCCTTTCGAGCAGGTCATCCGGGGCATGATGCCTTTCTTCGTCACGCGCATCCTGTATGCAGGCGCGGGTAAGGTGGGGGTGGAGACGCCCGGCATCTTCGGTGATGTACCCTATCAACTGTCTCAGCGGGCGGACTTCTTCTCGGTGGAAGCCAGCGTGGACACCCTTTACCAGCGTCCCATTATCAACACGCGCGACGAGCCGCACGCCACCCCGTCACGCTACCGCAGACTGCATGTCATCTGTGGCGATGCCAACATGAGCGAATATGCCACCGCCCTCAAGGTGGGCACGACGCGCCTCGTGACGGAGATGATCGAGATGGGGTGGCAACCGGGCATTGCCATCCGCAACCCGGTGGAGACCATCCGCCGCCTCTCGCGCGACCCGCAGTGGAAGTGGCAAGTGGAACTGGAAGACGGACGCACCCTCCCTGCCATAGAGGTACAACGGCTCTACCTTCGCGAAGCGCAGAGCCGCTTCGCCCATGCCGATACCGAGACGCAGTGGCTTTTGATGGCATGGGAAAGCACGCTCGACGCGCTGGAGCGCGACCCGCAGCAGCTGGCAGATAGCCTGGACTGGGTTGCGAAGAGACTGTTGCTCGAACAGTTCATCGAGAGTGAAGGCGTGGACTGGAAGGAGCCTATTGTGCAAAGTCTGGATTTGGCGTATCATAGTATAGACCCGCAGGACGGCTTGTTCGCGGGGCTGGAACAAATGGGAGCGGTGAGGCGCGTAGTAACAGATAAAGATATCGAGCGAGCGATGTGCCATCCGCCCAGCAGCACCCGGGCGTGGGTGCGCGGCACGCTGGTGGAGCGTTACCCGCAAGCCATCAGCGCAATTACGTGGAGCCGGGTGCAGTTGACCTTCGGCGAGCAGGCGGTGACGCTGGACCTGCGCGACTGGGTGACCCAGCGGGTACCGCAGAAGGTACAGAGACTGGCGAAAGCACATAACCTCACCGAGTTTGTCAACACATTCCGACAGCTACATGCCTCGCGCAAGAGCGAGGAAGAAGGAGGGAACCAGCCATGCAGTGGCGAGCAGACGACCGATTAA
- a CDS encoding ubiquitin-like protein UBact: MQWRADDRLTRTIPSDPITRKGGEEGGPTTPKVSRPDVNDLLKRMRRVDPDQARRYRQRSGE; encoded by the coding sequence ATGCAGTGGCGAGCAGACGACCGATTAACCCGAACCATCCCGTCCGACCCCATCACGCGCAAGGGAGGCGAGGAGGGAGGCCCCACCACACCGAAGGTAAGCCGCCCTGATGTGAACGACCTGCTGAAGCGCATGAGGCGCGTGGATCCGGACCAGGCACGACGCTATCGCCAGCGCAGTGGAGAATAA
- a CDS encoding AAA family ATPase, translating to MKRDRYQEDKYEEFQPPETSLRALTLLDEILRARPPQDARLLNYLLLLRHQLEVDEKQFQEAQKALQEYEQVYEKLTSPANRIGVYLGSPADGVAMIAVGDTEYYANIDPKMDASTLKVGTRVRINEAFAVVGDLGYHPQGPIVKVQEVLEDGRLRVASDPQGMSGRLVLRGHDLAEVTIKPGDEVRMEPNLKVALEHFAQREARDYYFEEVPEIPWSAIGGQEDAIRVIRDTIELPLLHPELFRKFEKQPIKGILLYGPPGCGKTLIGKATAYNLTQEYRRQLGRDVREYFMYISGPKILNMWLGESERMVREIFAAAREKAREGNLVFIFIDEAESILRVRNSGRFTHISNTVVPQFCAEMDGLVSLENVVVMLTSNRPDYIDPAILRPGRIDRKVKVARPDKQASRDILAIYLHPNIPLDPATVREYGSEEAAREALLDGAIEYLWRKHPETEFVQVYLRNGSVETLYWRDLVSGALLKSVVDRAKDYAIKRAIECGEDSGISLPDLQQAIRTEYKESEIFPKSDSQEDWLKLLDYEPDNVADVRPIRPQDRERQSAARRNII from the coding sequence TAAATACGAAGAGTTTCAGCCGCCGGAGACCTCCCTGCGTGCGCTAACGCTACTTGACGAAATCCTGCGCGCTCGTCCACCCCAGGATGCCCGGCTCCTGAACTACCTGCTGTTGCTGCGTCATCAGCTGGAGGTGGACGAGAAGCAGTTTCAGGAGGCGCAGAAGGCGCTGCAGGAATACGAGCAGGTGTATGAAAAGCTCACCTCTCCGGCAAACCGTATCGGGGTGTATCTCGGTTCGCCTGCGGACGGCGTTGCCATGATTGCCGTCGGCGACACCGAATACTATGCGAACATCGATCCGAAGATGGACGCCAGCACGCTGAAGGTGGGCACGCGCGTGCGCATCAATGAGGCGTTTGCGGTGGTGGGGGACCTGGGTTACCACCCGCAGGGTCCCATCGTCAAGGTGCAGGAGGTTCTGGAAGACGGTCGCCTGCGCGTGGCATCCGACCCGCAGGGCATGTCGGGACGACTCGTGCTGCGTGGTCATGACCTGGCCGAGGTCACCATCAAGCCGGGTGACGAAGTGCGCATGGAGCCTAACCTGAAGGTGGCGCTGGAGCACTTCGCGCAGCGCGAGGCGCGCGACTACTACTTCGAAGAGGTTCCCGAGATACCCTGGAGCGCCATCGGCGGTCAGGAAGATGCCATCCGCGTCATCCGCGATACCATCGAACTGCCGCTGCTCCATCCCGAGCTGTTCCGCAAGTTCGAGAAGCAGCCGATCAAGGGCATCCTTCTGTATGGACCGCCTGGCTGTGGCAAGACGCTGATTGGCAAAGCCACTGCCTATAACCTGACACAAGAATACCGTCGTCAACTGGGGCGCGATGTGCGCGAGTACTTCATGTACATCAGCGGTCCCAAGATACTGAACATGTGGCTCGGCGAGAGCGAGCGCATGGTGCGCGAAATCTTCGCTGCCGCGCGAGAGAAGGCACGGGAAGGTAATCTGGTCTTCATTTTCATCGACGAAGCCGAGTCCATCCTGCGCGTGCGCAACTCCGGCAGGTTTACCCACATCTCCAACACGGTGGTGCCGCAGTTCTGTGCGGAGATGGATGGGCTGGTCTCGCTGGAGAACGTGGTGGTGATGCTGACGTCCAACCGTCCGGACTATATCGACCCCGCCATCTTGCGTCCAGGGCGCATTGACCGCAAGGTGAAGGTGGCTCGCCCCGACAAGCAGGCGTCGCGGGACATTCTGGCGATTTACCTGCATCCGAACATCCCGCTGGACCCAGCGACGGTGCGCGAATACGGCTCGGAGGAGGCGGCTCGCGAGGCGTTGCTGGACGGCGCGATCGAATACCTGTGGCGCAAGCATCCGGAGACCGAGTTCGTGCAGGTGTACCTGCGCAACGGCTCGGTGGAGACGCTCTACTGGCGCGACCTGGTCAGCGGCGCGCTGCTGAAGTCGGTGGTAGACCGCGCGAAGGACTACGCCATCAAGCGAGCCATCGAGTGCGGCGAGGATAGCGGCATCTCCCTGCCCGACCTGCAGCAAGCCATCCGCACCGAGTACAAGGAGAGCGAAATCTTCCCCAAGTCCGACTCGCAGGAAGACTGGCTGAAGCTGCTGGACTACGAGCCGGACAACGTGGCGGACGTGCGCCCGATTCGCCCACAAGACCGCGAGCGGCAATCGGCGGCGCGGCGGAACATCATTTAG
- a CDS encoding proteasome subunit alpha, whose amino-acid sequence MGERLSANHSGDFMALLRAHGLWREPEVIPSERVPPAVQEVHGTTVIALKYRDGVLNVGDRRATSANAIMYDRAEKILPLDDYTLIAIAGSYARAMEIVRYLQHSFKYYARTQLQEMSLEGKLAEVSRALAGNLSMALQGIGLFIPVVSAYDLERGEGRIFFYDGMGARFESVEFGGAGSGSERIRGVFDYILKTKGPFHEMTLEDALRESLLLLDIAADLDSATAGIEKVLPVARAVTSEGILDIPEEQLSDIRASLKR is encoded by the coding sequence GTGGGAGAGCGACTGTCGGCAAACCACAGCGGGGACTTCATGGCGCTGCTGCGGGCACATGGCTTGTGGCGGGAGCCGGAGGTAATCCCTTCCGAACGGGTCCCGCCGGCGGTACAGGAAGTGCACGGCACTACTGTCATTGCCCTGAAGTACCGCGACGGCGTGCTCAACGTGGGCGACCGCCGTGCCACTTCCGCCAACGCCATCATGTACGACCGCGCGGAGAAGATTCTGCCACTGGATGACTACACGCTCATCGCTATCGCGGGGTCCTACGCGCGGGCAATGGAGATTGTGCGCTATCTGCAACACTCGTTCAAGTACTACGCCCGCACGCAACTGCAGGAGATGAGCCTGGAGGGCAAGCTGGCGGAGGTGTCGCGTGCGCTGGCAGGCAACCTGAGCATGGCGTTGCAGGGCATCGGCTTGTTTATACCGGTCGTCTCCGCCTACGACCTGGAGCGCGGCGAGGGGCGCATCTTCTTCTACGACGGCATGGGCGCACGCTTCGAAAGCGTGGAGTTCGGCGGGGCAGGCTCTGGCTCGGAACGCATTCGTGGCGTGTTCGACTATATCTTGAAAACGAAAGGACCCTTCCACGAGATGACGCTGGAAGATGCCCTGCGCGAATCGCTGCTGCTGCTGGACATCGCTGCCGACCTCGACTCCGCCACCGCGGGCATCGAGAAAGTGCTACCAGTAGCGCGAGCAGTGACCAGCGAAGGCATTCTGGACATCCCGGAGGAACAGTTATCCGACATCCGGGCGAGCCTGAAAAGATAG